In the Haliaeetus albicilla chromosome 7, bHalAlb1.1, whole genome shotgun sequence genome, one interval contains:
- the LOC138686040 gene encoding feather keratin Cos1-1/Cos1-3/Cos2-1-like, which translates to MIKASPAPHSLIHFSCLHLLGSQVHLQPHDMSCCDQCQPCQPCGPTPLANSCNEPCVRQCQNSTVIIEPSPVVVTLPGPILSSFPQNTVVGSSTSAAVGSILSCDGVPINSGCCDLSCITSRYCGRRCPPC; encoded by the exons ATGATaaaagccagcccagctcctcacTCTCTCATCCACTTCTCTTGCCTCCATCTCCTTGGGAGTCAG gTGCACCTCCAGCCCCACGACATGTCCTGCTGTGAccagtgccagccctgccagccctgcggccCGACCCCGCTGGCCAACAGCTGCAATGAGCCCTGCGTCAGGCAGTGCCAGAACTCCACCGTCATCATTGAGCCCTCTcccgtggtggtgaccctgcccggccccatcctcagctccttcccgcaGAACACCGTTGTGGGCTCCTccacctctgctgctgttggcagcatcctcagctgTGACGGAGTGCCCATCAACTCTGGGTGCTGTGACCTCTCCTGCATCACCAGCCGCTACTGCGGTAGAAGGTGCCCCCCCTGCTAA